The Ornithinimicrobium faecis genome includes a window with the following:
- a CDS encoding YccF domain-containing protein: MRTIGNILWFILAGWWLALLYVVAGVIACILIITIPFGLASFRLASFVLWPFGRTTVWRQDAGFWSVVGNILWILLLGWELAIGHLIAGALLCLTIIGIPFGIACWKMVPLALLPLGQQVVPVSQARFDRFAVPVTR; the protein is encoded by the coding sequence ATGCGCACCATCGGCAACATCTTGTGGTTCATCCTGGCCGGTTGGTGGCTCGCGCTGCTCTACGTCGTCGCCGGCGTCATCGCCTGCATCCTGATCATCACGATCCCCTTCGGGCTCGCCTCCTTCCGCCTGGCCAGCTTCGTGCTGTGGCCGTTCGGTCGCACGACGGTCTGGCGCCAGGACGCCGGGTTCTGGTCGGTCGTGGGCAACATCCTGTGGATCCTGCTGCTCGGCTGGGAGCTGGCGATCGGTCACCTGATCGCGGGAGCCCTGCTCTGCCTGACCATCATCGGGATCCCGTTTGGCATCGCCTGCTGGAAGATGGTGCCGCTCGCACTGCTCCCGCTCGGTCAGCAGGTCGTGCCCGTCTCGCAAGCTCGCTTCGACCGGTTCGCGGTGCCCGTCACCCGCTGA